A region of Pan troglodytes isolate AG18354 chromosome 23, NHGRI_mPanTro3-v2.0_pri, whole genome shotgun sequence DNA encodes the following proteins:
- the LOC129138563 gene encoding double homeobox protein 1-like, with protein MALPTLSHGTFPAEARGRGRRRSLFWTPSQSETLRACFERNPYLGIATRERLAQAISIPEPRVQIWIQNERSHQLRQHRQETRPWPGRRGPEESMRKQTTVTRSHTSLLLRDFEKDHFPGITAREELARETALPESRIQIWFQNRRARHRGEAGRAPAQGGGLCNVAPWRVSPYSLVGHLRPHRRVGKVSSRTPRALRAWGFPTGPFVSHGVRAIPVLQPSQAALAERISKHAAARGDFAYAAPAPPEGALSHPQSPWWPPHPGKSQEDQDAQRDILPGPCAVG; from the coding sequence ATGGCCCTCCCGACACTTTCGCACGGCACCTTCCCCGCAGAAGCCCGGGGACGTGGACGTCGAAGGAGTCTCTtttggaccccgagccaaagcgagaccctgcgagcctgctttgagcggaacccgtaCCTGGGCATtgccaccagagaacggctggcccaggccATCAGCATTCcagagcccagggtccagatttggattcagaatgagaggtcacaccagctgaggcagcaccggcaGGAAActcggccctggcccgggagacgcggcccgGAAGAAAGCATGCGAAAGCAGACCACCGTCACCAGATCCCACACCTCCCTACTCCTCCGAGACTTTGAGAAGGATCACTTTCCAGGCATCACTGCCAGGGAAGAGCTAGCCAGGGAGACGGccctcccggagtccaggattcagatctggtttcagaatcgaagggccaggcaccgGGGAGAGGCTGGCAGGGCGCCCGCACAGGGAGGCGGCCTGTGCAACGTGGCCCCATGGCGGGTGTCACCCTATTCCCTTGTGGGTCACCTTCGCCCACACCGGCGCGTGGGGAAAGTGTcttcccgcaccccacgtgccctgcgcgcctggggctTTCCCACAGGGCCTTTCGTGAGCCATGGAGTGAGGGCCAtccccgtgctccagcccagccaggcggCGCTGGCAGAGAGGATCTCCAAACATGCCGCGGCACGTGGGGATTTTGCCTACGCCgccccggctcctccggaaggggcgctctcccaccctcagtcTCCTTGGTGGCCTCCGCACCCGGGCAAAAGCCAGGAGGACCAGGACGCGCAGCGCGACATCCTGCCGGGCCCTTGCGCAGTGGGATAG